One window of Desulfobacca acetoxidans DSM 11109 genomic DNA carries:
- a CDS encoding fused MFS/spermidine synthase translates to MSKPLTGASLIIWWGALSLAAQVIILREFLTLAQGNELYLGLGLWAWLVWTGLGSLAGGWLAAGRQISSGVLIWLLFGLSASLPLTMIACRALPTIMGWTSGVTLSPASLGLWFVVLCLFYCFLSGLFFPLACKWQEGAGGSAGLVGRVYGLDSLGMCLGGIILQVLLLGRVGSLKLALGAALAVVLSILAWSYSTYRRDRHLLTLIAVVLAGGAVVAAWHLDRASRRWQWPHRTVRAVVETPYSLWSATQEAEQISFSANGLWFFSYPDPETAEEQVHYALLQHPAPVRVLLVGGGVAGLTSEILKTPGLSQVDYVELDPQLIALASQMLPGAVLQPRQDRRLRVIYEDGRRFLQRGQSLYDVIIMALPEPKNALLNRFYSLEFFQAVKERLTPQGVFSFGLTGSETSLSPLRTRYLALSAATLGQVFPEVIVLPGRTWRFFASPQSHNLTSDPEVLLSRRQARGLELFFVRDYYLRANLSPARRAYANRMLQMVPPEINTDLKPAGLLYQLALGGMEEPGPLPEVLLWLKQHGVWWLYAGVGLITLGGWGRLRIAGRQSRQGVYLYSVLVMGLTAMGMELVVLILFQITLGYLYGQISLLLAAFMGGLAGGSYQAGQRLALGASAWRLAILNQAGLGVFLTTLGLGLPALVAFAPLRQDGWGQAIFVGLLFGAGLLSGAVFASQAELSQRHGVKLSLGAGRLYAVDLAGATLGTLGMSLLVIPCFGPAQALLLSGAMNASAVLLLVAERRRAL, encoded by the coding sequence TTGAGTAAGCCTCTTACGGGTGCCAGCCTGATCATCTGGTGGGGCGCGCTTTCATTGGCGGCTCAGGTTATCATCCTGCGGGAATTTCTGACCCTGGCCCAGGGGAATGAATTGTACCTCGGTTTAGGCCTGTGGGCCTGGCTGGTCTGGACCGGTTTAGGGAGCCTCGCCGGTGGGTGGTTAGCTGCCGGCAGACAGATATCCTCAGGCGTACTGATCTGGCTGCTGTTCGGGTTGAGCGCCAGTCTACCCCTCACGATGATCGCCTGCCGGGCGCTGCCGACTATCATGGGTTGGACCTCGGGAGTAACCCTCTCACCGGCAAGCCTTGGTCTATGGTTTGTAGTCTTATGCCTGTTCTACTGCTTCCTGTCAGGTCTGTTCTTCCCACTGGCCTGCAAGTGGCAGGAAGGGGCGGGCGGGTCTGCCGGTCTGGTGGGTCGGGTGTATGGGTTGGACTCCCTGGGTATGTGTCTAGGCGGGATCATCTTGCAGGTGCTGCTGCTGGGGCGGGTGGGAAGCCTCAAACTGGCCCTCGGGGCGGCGTTGGCCGTAGTACTCTCCATCCTGGCCTGGTCTTATTCTACCTACCGGCGAGACCGCCATCTGCTGACGCTCATAGCGGTAGTCTTGGCTGGAGGAGCTGTGGTCGCCGCCTGGCATCTGGACCGGGCCAGTCGCAGGTGGCAATGGCCGCATCGAACCGTCCGGGCGGTAGTGGAAACTCCTTACAGTCTCTGGAGCGCCACTCAAGAGGCCGAACAGATCAGCTTCAGCGCTAATGGCCTGTGGTTTTTCAGTTATCCCGATCCCGAGACGGCGGAGGAGCAGGTGCATTACGCCCTGCTGCAGCATCCCGCCCCCGTCCGGGTGCTGCTCGTGGGCGGTGGCGTGGCCGGTTTGACCTCAGAGATACTCAAAACTCCCGGCCTTTCTCAGGTGGATTACGTTGAACTTGATCCCCAACTCATCGCCTTGGCCAGTCAGATGCTGCCGGGGGCGGTTTTACAACCCCGCCAGGACCGGCGGCTGCGGGTTATCTATGAGGATGGCCGACGTTTCCTGCAACGGGGTCAGAGCCTCTACGACGTCATCATTATGGCCCTGCCCGAACCCAAGAACGCTCTCTTAAACCGTTTTTACAGCCTGGAATTTTTTCAGGCGGTGAAGGAGCGGCTGACGCCGCAGGGGGTCTTCAGCTTCGGGCTTACCGGCTCCGAGACCAGCCTGAGCCCGCTGCGCACGAGATACCTGGCTCTCTCCGCCGCCACCCTGGGTCAGGTCTTCCCGGAAGTCATTGTGCTGCCGGGTCGCACCTGGCGCTTCTTTGCCTCCCCTCAGTCGCATAACCTGACCTCTGATCCGGAGGTCTTGTTATCCCGCCGACAGGCCAGGGGACTGGAGCTGTTTTTTGTGCGGGATTATTATCTGCGCGCCAACCTCTCTCCTGCCCGAAGGGCCTACGCCAACCGGATGCTGCAGATGGTCCCGCCGGAGATAAATACCGATCTCAAACCGGCAGGTCTCTTGTACCAATTGGCTCTCGGCGGGATGGAAGAGCCAGGTCCGCTCCCCGAAGTGCTGCTGTGGCTAAAACAGCACGGCGTCTGGTGGCTTTACGCCGGGGTCGGACTGATTACCCTGGGCGGTTGGGGCAGGCTGCGAATCGCGGGCCGGCAGAGCAGACAGGGAGTCTATCTCTATAGCGTTCTGGTCATGGGATTGACTGCTATGGGAATGGAATTAGTTGTTTTGATCCTGTTCCAAATAACCCTCGGATATCTTTACGGTCAGATCAGTCTCCTGCTAGCGGCCTTTATGGGAGGGCTGGCCGGAGGGTCATACCAGGCCGGACAGCGGTTGGCCCTGGGTGCCTCGGCCTGGCGGCTGGCGATCCTCAATCAGGCTGGTTTGGGCGTATTCCTGACTACCTTGGGTCTGGGCTTACCGGCTCTGGTGGCGTTTGCCCCGCTACGGCAGGATGGCTGGGGCCAGGCTATTTTTGTCGGTCTCCTGTTCGGTGCCGGTCTGCTGAGCGGAGCCGTCTTCGCCAGCCAGGCGGAACTCAGCCAGAGGCACGGGGTGAAACTGTCCCTGGGGGCCGGACGATTATATGCGGTTGATCTGGCAGGGGCCACCTTGGGAACCCTGGGTATGAGCCTCCTGGTGATTCCCTGTTTTGGACCGGCCCAGGCCCTGCTGTTGAGCGGGGCCATGAACGCCTCCGCCGTCCTGTTGCTTGTTGCGGAAAGACGGCGGGCGCTGTAG
- a CDS encoding autotransporter outer membrane beta-barrel domain-containing protein, translating into MSRTARATTSGNQLHLAAETGYDFKAGAVIAGPKLSLHYVDLQTRTFTESIAGALNLTVARQSAASLQTGLGGRLAYTTKIGSVPLTPQVYAVWQHEYSDRSRGLNASLAQSSVPFIFRTDAPQRDFAVLGVEVAARCSKRFTARVGYNAEVGRGGSFYQGVTAGLRVEF; encoded by the coding sequence ATCAGCCGCACCGCCAGGGCAACAACCAGCGGCAACCAGCTTCATCTGGCAGCTGAGACCGGTTATGATTTTAAGGCGGGAGCTGTCATCGCCGGCCCGAAGCTGTCGCTGCACTATGTTGATCTCCAGACCCGCACATTTACCGAAAGTATTGCCGGGGCCCTGAATCTTACCGTGGCCCGACAGTCGGCGGCGTCACTGCAGACCGGATTGGGAGGACGTCTGGCCTACACTACCAAAATCGGCTCCGTGCCCCTGACGCCCCAAGTATATGCCGTCTGGCAGCATGAATATTCCGACCGCAGCCGGGGATTGAATGCCAGCCTGGCCCAGAGTAGTGTCCCTTTCATTTTTCGGACTGACGCTCCCCAACGGGACTTCGCCGTCCTCGGGGTGGAGGTGGCGGCCCGTTGTTCCAAGCGATTCACCGCCAGGGTCGGCTACAATGCCGAAGTCGGTCGGGGAGGCAGTTTTTATCAGGGGGTAACGGCAGGACTGCGGGTGGAGTTTTAA
- the pgsA gene encoding CDP-diacylglycerol--glycerol-3-phosphate 3-phosphatidyltransferase produces MEQEPPYINSRLTVPNVITMIRILATPLFVIFLLQGVYDRAMIIFVLAGLSDLIDGYIARNFKQKSPLGAHLDPLADKLLITSSFLVLGYFHKVPAWLAIIVISRDIVIVGGIIALKLFDVTVRIEPARVSKWATVFQIFTVFLAILGELWPYPRWVLVGCGWVTAYFTVASGIHYLMRGLRLLNEHGKKTADLGQS; encoded by the coding sequence GTGGAACAGGAGCCTCCATATATTAATTCCCGTCTGACCGTGCCCAATGTCATCACCATGATACGCATCCTGGCCACGCCGTTGTTTGTAATTTTTCTGCTGCAAGGCGTTTATGATCGGGCAATGATCATTTTTGTCTTAGCCGGCTTGAGCGACCTGATCGACGGTTATATTGCCCGTAATTTTAAACAGAAGTCACCGCTCGGGGCCCACCTGGATCCTTTGGCGGACAAGTTGTTAATAACCTCCAGTTTCCTTGTGCTGGGTTATTTTCACAAGGTTCCGGCCTGGCTGGCAATCATTGTCATCAGCCGCGATATAGTCATAGTAGGTGGCATCATCGCCCTTAAACTCTTTGATGTGACCGTGCGCATCGAACCGGCCCGAGTAAGCAAATGGGCCACCGTCTTTCAGATTTTTACAGTTTTTTTAGCCATTCTGGGAGAATTGTGGCCTTACCCCCGCTGGGTGCTGGTGGGATGCGGTTGGGTAACCGCTTATTTTACAGTAGCCTCAGGCATCCATTATCTCATGCGGGGTTTGCGTCTGCTCAATGAACATGGTAAAAAAACGGCTGATTTAGGACAGAGCTAA
- the miaA gene encoding tRNA (adenosine(37)-N6)-dimethylallyltransferase MiaA: MIPESADATPFLPVAVITGPTAVGKTALALQVAQELGAEIVSADSLQVYRELDIGSAKPTQEERALTPHHLIDVVFPDEDFDAAAYCRRGRRVLAELHARRVPPLVVGGTGLYIRALLYGIFNDGVQDKTIRQHLQEELAIQGLPVLYDRLRLLDPETAQRLHPHDAFRIQRALEVIAATGQKMSELRQRHRFANNPYRVLKIALVRPREELYARIDCRVEAMLASGLVAEVQDLLKRYSPRLKSLQSLGYRHIGGFLQGYLSWEEAVAQLKRDTRRYAKRQLTWLRSEPDIHLLEPSQISAALKRLDLFFGSWSCC, from the coding sequence TTGATCCCTGAATCCGCCGACGCCACCCCTTTTTTACCCGTAGCAGTCATAACCGGCCCTACTGCGGTGGGTAAGACTGCCTTGGCCCTGCAAGTAGCCCAAGAATTGGGAGCAGAGATTGTCAGCGCCGATTCCCTTCAGGTCTATCGGGAGCTGGATATCGGCAGCGCCAAGCCCACCCAGGAAGAGCGAGCCCTGACACCCCATCACTTGATAGATGTGGTCTTCCCGGATGAAGATTTTGATGCTGCGGCTTACTGCCGCCGCGGACGCCGCGTCCTGGCGGAGCTCCACGCCCGCCGCGTCCCCCCACTGGTGGTAGGGGGAACCGGCCTCTATATCCGGGCCCTGCTCTACGGCATCTTTAATGACGGCGTGCAGGACAAAACCATTCGCCAGCACCTGCAGGAGGAGTTGGCTATCCAAGGTCTACCGGTTTTGTATGACCGCCTCCGCCTTTTGGACCCGGAAACCGCCCAACGGTTGCATCCTCACGACGCTTTTCGCATCCAACGCGCCCTCGAGGTCATAGCCGCTACTGGCCAAAAAATGTCAGAGTTGCGGCAACGGCATCGTTTTGCCAATAATCCTTACCGCGTTCTGAAGATCGCCTTAGTCCGCCCTCGGGAAGAACTCTATGCCCGCATCGATTGCCGAGTGGAGGCAATGTTGGCTTCCGGGTTGGTTGCCGAGGTGCAGGACCTTCTGAAACGCTACTCCCCTCGGCTTAAGTCCCTTCAGTCACTGGGCTATCGGCATATCGGGGGATTTCTCCAAGGCTACCTTTCCTGGGAAGAAGCTGTGGCGCAGCTTAAGCGCGACACCCGGCGCTACGCCAAGCGCCAGTTGACCTGGCTGCGCAGCGAGCCGGATATACATCTGCTGGAGCCCTCTCAGATTTCGGCTGCTTTGAAACGGCTGGACCTTTTTTTCGGCTCATGGAGCTGTTGTTAG
- a CDS encoding YdcF family protein, translated as MKIKDLSNLSTPESKSHTLDAIIIVGALVGRDGHPGRVARFRLHHALPLVVETYPESWVVITGGLWPGRPATEARAMADWALGQAVRHWGEACGRKLEQRLILEEVSLSTVESARHTAVLLQQRGLMAAGLVTDELHMPRAAYLFRRSFRARRLTIRLLPARGLLVDYWQRRRYVRLTKFILREGGAWMKLWGRGILGHEQL; from the coding sequence ATGAAGATCAAAGATCTATCGAATCTATCGACCCCGGAATCTAAGTCCCATACCTTGGACGCCATCATTATAGTGGGGGCGCTTGTCGGTCGGGACGGGCATCCGGGGCGGGTTGCCCGTTTTCGATTGCATCACGCCCTCCCCCTGGTAGTAGAAACGTACCCGGAAAGCTGGGTGGTAATCACCGGCGGCCTGTGGCCGGGCCGTCCCGCCACCGAAGCCCGGGCCATGGCCGATTGGGCCTTAGGTCAAGCAGTCCGGCATTGGGGAGAAGCGTGTGGCAGGAAACTGGAGCAGCGACTTATTCTCGAGGAGGTCAGTCTGAGCACGGTAGAATCAGCCCGCCATACCGCAGTGCTGCTGCAGCAACGGGGACTTATGGCCGCCGGCCTAGTCACGGACGAATTGCATATGCCTCGCGCCGCCTATCTCTTCCGACGGAGCTTCCGGGCTCGCCGGCTCACTATCCGCCTCCTGCCGGCCAGGGGGCTGCTGGTCGATTATTGGCAGCGGCGGCGTTATGTGCGACTGACCAAATTTATCCTGCGGGAGGGGGGCGCCTGGATGAAACTGTGGGGACGGGGGATCCTGGGTCACGAACAACTCTGA
- a CDS encoding RNA 2'-phosphotransferase produces MRQRQQRQESLARLLRYILCHHPDEFGLVLDKSGRLAVKELLRALGQEEGWRFVRRSHLEEVVNLINPGDFELDQTYIRALHPQPAELRSQEAAWPPPLLYRAITANSHHAVAERGLQPPSGGELVLADNQELAKRLGQRRDPQAIMVIVQAQAAAKRGVNFFSYGPKLYLSDAIAPEYLQLPPTPKKPVVKPAAADKKPPAPPAPGAIWLNIQGEPIKPWKEKGRQKDPGWKKAARTQRRQKTKK; encoded by the coding sequence ATGCGACAGCGGCAGCAACGTCAGGAGTCCTTGGCCAGGCTTTTAAGGTATATCCTCTGCCATCACCCCGACGAATTCGGTCTGGTTTTAGACAAATCCGGCCGTCTGGCCGTAAAAGAACTTCTCCGGGCTTTGGGCCAAGAAGAGGGATGGAGGTTCGTCAGGCGCTCGCATCTGGAGGAGGTAGTGAACCTGATAAATCCGGGCGATTTTGAATTGGATCAGACCTACATCCGGGCCCTGCATCCGCAGCCGGCCGAACTGCGTTCTCAGGAGGCAGCCTGGCCGCCACCGCTTCTGTATCGGGCCATTACGGCCAATTCGCATCACGCGGTCGCCGAGCGCGGGCTTCAGCCACCGTCGGGTGGCGAACTCGTATTGGCCGATAATCAGGAGTTGGCCAAACGTTTGGGCCAGCGCCGTGATCCCCAGGCCATCATGGTGATTGTTCAGGCCCAAGCTGCAGCCAAGCGAGGGGTGAACTTTTTTTCTTACGGCCCGAAGCTTTATCTGAGCGACGCCATTGCACCAGAGTATCTACAACTGCCTCCGACCCCGAAAAAACCAGTAGTCAAACCAGCGGCAGCTGATAAGAAGCCCCCGGCTCCCCCTGCCCCCGGCGCCATCTGGCTCAATATCCAAGGCGAGCCGATAAAACCCTGGAAAGAAAAAGGCCGCCAGAAAGACCCAGGCTGGAAAAAAGCCGCAAGGACCCAGCGTCGGCAGAAGACCAAGAAATAA
- a CDS encoding FmdB family zinc ribbon protein, with the protein MPIYEYQCDVCGQVIEEWQKFTDGPLTTCKHCGGKLSRIISHSSFHLKGGGWYVSDYGHAKPGSAPSSSESSSVEKKAEAPSAAGPAQKSDA; encoded by the coding sequence ATGCCCATCTATGAGTATCAGTGTGACGTTTGTGGTCAGGTTATCGAGGAGTGGCAGAAATTTACCGACGGTCCTCTGACCACCTGCAAACACTGCGGCGGCAAGCTCAGCAGAATCATATCGCACAGCTCTTTTCATCTGAAAGGCGGCGGTTGGTATGTCAGTGACTATGGCCATGCCAAACCTGGCAGCGCCCCCTCGAGCAGCGAATCTTCCTCCGTTGAGAAGAAAGCTGAGGCGCCTTCTGCGGCGGGACCGGCTCAAAAATCAGACGCCTGA
- a CDS encoding Mth938-like domain-containing protein produces the protein MRIDSYEFGRIVVEGQSFSQDIILLPDGIQDSWWRQESHLVQLQDVAAALASKPEVFIVGQGQPGKMRVDEALKQYLRQNQIELLEMPTKTACATYNELSPRRKVVAALHLTC, from the coding sequence ATGCGAATCGATTCTTATGAATTTGGCCGGATCGTGGTGGAGGGCCAAAGCTTTAGCCAAGATATTATCCTGTTGCCGGACGGGATTCAAGACTCCTGGTGGCGGCAGGAGAGTCATCTGGTGCAGCTCCAGGACGTGGCAGCGGCCCTGGCCTCCAAGCCGGAAGTGTTCATTGTCGGCCAGGGCCAACCGGGGAAGATGCGAGTAGACGAGGCGCTAAAGCAGTATCTGCGGCAAAACCAGATCGAATTACTCGAAATGCCTACTAAAACAGCCTGCGCCACCTATAACGAACTATCGCCCCGCCGCAAGGTAGTAGCAGCGCTGCATCTCACCTGTTGA
- a CDS encoding RNA methyltransferase, with protein sequence MKENALHHPDIESVPLRRIRLENLAVILHKPRSPENIGASARAACNMGLSRLIVVQPEVLDQERMLKMATGSAAELIHNLVVYHDLGTALGPFHFIVGTTARIGGNVRQSPVTPRDIAQQLIPLSYHNRIALLFGPENWGLTNEELAFCHALVTIPTAAFRSLNLAQAVLLVAYEIFLARQDQRDRFTPRLANSWELEAMYADLQDTLIKINYIGHQNPQHWMMRLRRFFSRHGLRAVEVQVIRGICRQIDWYVRRRLEAKPDLHKFTCSQEHNEA encoded by the coding sequence ATGAAAGAAAATGCATTGCACCATCCGGATATTGAGTCCGTACCCCTGCGTCGGATAAGACTGGAAAATCTGGCCGTTATCCTCCACAAACCCCGGTCGCCGGAAAACATCGGTGCCAGTGCCCGAGCCGCATGTAATATGGGGTTGTCCCGCCTGATAGTAGTGCAGCCCGAAGTCCTGGACCAGGAGCGGATGTTGAAGATGGCCACCGGCAGCGCCGCCGAGTTGATTCATAACCTGGTCGTGTATCACGATCTCGGTACGGCACTGGGGCCTTTCCATTTTATTGTCGGTACCACCGCCCGCATCGGGGGCAACGTGCGCCAGAGTCCGGTGACGCCCCGTGATATAGCCCAGCAGCTCATTCCTTTATCATATCACAATCGGATTGCCCTGCTGTTTGGTCCGGAAAATTGGGGGCTGACCAACGAAGAGCTGGCTTTCTGCCATGCTTTGGTGACCATTCCGACTGCCGCTTTCCGTTCTCTCAACCTGGCCCAGGCGGTTCTGCTCGTTGCCTACGAGATCTTCCTGGCCCGTCAGGATCAGCGCGATCGATTTACCCCCCGTTTGGCAAACTCCTGGGAGCTGGAAGCTATGTACGCCGACCTGCAGGACACCCTCATTAAAATAAATTATATCGGACATCAGAATCCGCAGCACTGGATGATGCGCCTCAGGCGTTTTTTTTCCCGCCACGGTCTGCGAGCGGTGGAAGTACAGGTAATCAGAGGAATCTGCCGTCAGATTGATTGGTATGTGCGCCGGAGACTGGAGGCGAAGCCGGATTTACACAAGTTCACATGTTCTCAAGAACACAACGAAGCATAA
- a CDS encoding acetate--CoA ligase family protein, with protein sequence MKDFFYPKSVAVVGVSEDPDNLGRNIVNNLLEFRFPGAIFPVGPRGGQAFDLKIYPSLLDLPTSPDLVAVLAPARVVPNILDDCGRLGVKRVVVESGGFSELGEEGHRLEEQVQQRLRDHQIRMVGPNGLGIINLEIGLCLPFMSLPGKPRLGGVSLVCQSGGVGGNVIAWLAQSGLGMNKFVSVGNKLDISENDILSFLLNDPGTKLIYLYMEDLADGRRLMELGRQAKKPILLHKANIGGLSADIARSHTASLAVDDEVVTAACCQSGILRVHSRNEFLHAAIALLQPPLKGDRLVVLSRSGGEAVVVADACQKAGFQLPPLSEEIRQLIQSRSRAGVIKPMNPLDLGDIFDFTLYQDVTAAFCRDPEIDAIIFNYGPINEAEQEQARAMAKNLIEVARRHQKPLLITVIGNLEERLFFQHELGEPVFSFPGEAIRALSLARSYTICQLLPPLAAAPEISSLPAVDRVLSPYLDTPGPLPLTIALEVIQTLGIRLPMWHQVTSAAEAESAAAALGAPACLKLVAPSALHKSDLGGVLLNLPSPQAAREGFLNLQQVAISRLPDGEKWQVLVMPYIEGGFEVILGAKRDRAFGPMILFGAGGIWVEVLEDVAMRLAPLNLTTAQELIAETKVYKILQGRRGQPPLDIDSLAQNLVLLSALMMHCPQIQEVDLNPVLVFPQGQGTIALDARIIISN encoded by the coding sequence ATGAAAGATTTTTTCTATCCCAAATCTGTGGCTGTGGTGGGCGTCTCGGAAGACCCCGACAATCTCGGACGCAATATTGTCAACAATCTGTTGGAGTTTAGATTCCCTGGAGCCATCTTCCCGGTCGGTCCCAGGGGCGGTCAGGCCTTTGATCTTAAGATTTACCCTTCCCTTCTGGATTTACCGACCTCACCCGATCTCGTCGCCGTCCTGGCGCCAGCCCGGGTGGTGCCGAACATCTTAGATGACTGTGGCCGCCTGGGGGTCAAGCGTGTGGTGGTGGAATCCGGCGGGTTTTCGGAGTTGGGCGAAGAAGGCCATCGTTTAGAAGAACAGGTGCAACAGAGACTCAGAGATCATCAGATCCGGATGGTTGGCCCAAACGGCTTGGGCATTATCAACCTTGAAATCGGCCTCTGCCTGCCCTTTATGAGTCTGCCGGGCAAACCGCGGTTGGGCGGTGTCTCCCTCGTGTGCCAAAGCGGTGGCGTCGGCGGCAACGTCATTGCCTGGCTGGCCCAATCCGGTCTCGGAATGAACAAATTTGTCAGCGTCGGCAATAAACTGGATATCAGTGAGAATGACATCCTCAGTTTTCTCTTGAACGACCCTGGTACTAAACTGATCTACCTGTACATGGAAGACTTGGCCGATGGACGTCGCCTGATGGAGTTGGGCCGGCAGGCCAAAAAACCCATCCTGCTGCACAAGGCCAATATCGGGGGACTGAGCGCTGATATTGCCCGTAGCCATACCGCCTCCCTGGCGGTGGACGACGAAGTGGTTACCGCCGCCTGCTGCCAATCCGGCATCCTGCGGGTACATAGCCGGAATGAGTTTCTGCACGCGGCGATTGCCCTGCTGCAACCACCCCTCAAGGGGGACCGGTTGGTGGTGTTGTCCCGCTCCGGCGGCGAGGCCGTCGTGGTCGCCGATGCCTGCCAGAAGGCCGGTTTTCAATTGCCACCATTGTCGGAAGAGATCCGCCAACTCATCCAGAGCCGCTCTCGCGCCGGGGTGATCAAACCGATGAACCCGCTCGATCTGGGTGACATTTTCGACTTTACCCTATATCAAGATGTTACCGCGGCTTTCTGCCGGGATCCCGAGATTGATGCAATTATCTTTAATTACGGGCCTATCAATGAGGCCGAGCAGGAGCAGGCCCGAGCCATGGCCAAAAACCTCATCGAGGTAGCCCGGCGACATCAAAAACCCCTGTTAATCACCGTCATCGGCAACCTGGAGGAACGCCTTTTCTTCCAACATGAGTTGGGAGAGCCGGTTTTTTCTTTTCCTGGAGAGGCCATTCGGGCCCTGAGTCTGGCCCGCAGTTATACTATCTGTCAGTTGTTGCCGCCCCTCGCCGCAGCCCCGGAAATCTCTTCCCTGCCCGCCGTCGACCGGGTATTATCTCCTTATCTGGACACCCCCGGGCCATTACCCCTGACAATCGCCTTGGAGGTCATCCAAACCTTGGGCATCCGTTTACCGATGTGGCATCAGGTGACCTCGGCCGCCGAGGCGGAGTCAGCCGCGGCCGCGCTGGGCGCGCCCGCCTGTCTGAAACTCGTGGCGCCCAGCGCCTTGCACAAATCCGACCTGGGCGGTGTCTTGCTTAATCTGCCCTCACCCCAGGCCGCGCGAGAGGGCTTTTTGAATCTGCAACAGGTCGCTATATCCCGCCTGCCAGACGGCGAAAAATGGCAGGTGCTGGTCATGCCCTATATCGAGGGTGGATTCGAAGTTATCCTGGGCGCCAAACGGGACCGCGCCTTTGGACCCATGATCTTGTTTGGCGCTGGTGGCATCTGGGTGGAAGTTTTAGAAGATGTCGCCATGCGGCTGGCTCCGCTAAACCTGACCACCGCCCAGGAACTCATTGCTGAAACCAAGGTCTACAAAATCCTGCAGGGCCGCCGCGGCCAACCGCCTCTGGATATTGATTCCCTGGCCCAAAACCTGGTCCTGCTTTCCGCCCTGATGATGCATTGCCCCCAAATCCAGGAGGTCGATCTCAACCCTGTCCTGGTCTTCCCTCAAGGCCAGGGGACCATCGCCCTGGATGCCCGGATCATTATAAGCAACTGA
- the rsmB gene encoding 16S rRNA (cytosine(967)-C(5))-methyltransferase RsmB: MRGLAVEIISIWQKTNVPGGAPGPFLDALIEQTLSDHPRLSHPDRALLRELVTGVLRWRGRLDYAIGQVSHQPVNKLHPLVLNLLRLTTYQLLFLDRIPASAAVNESVKLAKIHRLPPALIGFVNAAARKLATALPDLPLPDPEIEPVTALAVATSHPEWLAARWLERLGPEAAWKRAQANNLHPPLSIRVNTALISPATLQVVLQTEGIATESGRFSPVGLTICSLKQSPFNLPSYQRGLWLFQDEAAQLATLLLQPQPGHGILEIGAGRGGKTTHLAQLLRGKGRILAVDHSLERMAALNRSRQRLGLTGVDLLLTDATLSLPIQPEHRFDRILIDAPCSGLGVLRRHPELRWRRQPGDLDRFARLQAALLRQAAPYMRPGGLLLYITCTTEPEENESVMAAFLRSHPDFALHPGPVSDAPEITPFIDADGYFRTLPERHDLDGFFAALLAKER, translated from the coding sequence GTGCGCGGTCTGGCGGTGGAGATTATCTCCATCTGGCAAAAAACCAATGTTCCGGGGGGTGCTCCGGGACCGTTCCTGGACGCCCTGATTGAACAGACCCTCAGCGATCATCCCCGCCTCTCCCACCCCGATCGGGCCCTGCTGCGCGAACTGGTCACCGGCGTCTTGCGCTGGCGGGGGCGGCTGGATTATGCCATCGGCCAAGTTTCCCACCAACCGGTAAATAAGCTCCATCCACTGGTGCTGAACCTCCTGCGGTTAACAACCTATCAACTCCTCTTTTTGGACCGCATCCCGGCTTCGGCAGCGGTTAATGAGTCAGTGAAGCTCGCCAAAATCCACCGACTCCCCCCGGCCTTAATCGGTTTCGTTAATGCTGCAGCCCGCAAGTTGGCCACGGCACTTCCCGATCTTCCCCTCCCCGATCCGGAAATCGAGCCGGTGACGGCCCTGGCCGTCGCCACCTCCCACCCGGAATGGCTGGCGGCTCGTTGGCTCGAACGTTTAGGACCGGAGGCAGCCTGGAAGCGAGCTCAGGCCAACAATCTCCACCCGCCTCTGTCCATCCGGGTCAATACGGCCCTGATCAGTCCGGCCACCCTGCAAGTCGTTCTTCAGACCGAAGGCATTGCGACCGAATCCGGCCGTTTCTCGCCGGTGGGTCTGACCATCTGCTCGCTAAAGCAATCCCCCTTCAATCTGCCCTCATATCAGCGGGGGTTATGGCTTTTCCAAGATGAAGCGGCCCAATTGGCCACCCTGCTGCTGCAGCCCCAACCGGGTCACGGGATTCTCGAGATCGGCGCCGGCCGCGGCGGCAAAACGACGCATCTGGCCCAGCTCCTGAGGGGAAAGGGACGTATTCTGGCGGTGGACCATAGTCTGGAGCGGATGGCGGCTTTGAACCGCAGCAGGCAGCGCTTGGGCCTAACCGGAGTTGATCTGCTCTTAACGGACGCCACCCTCTCCCTGCCAATACAACCCGAGCACCGATTCGATCGGATATTGATCGATGCACCGTGCTCCGGATTGGGAGTGCTGCGCCGCCACCCTGAACTGCGTTGGCGGCGGCAACCGGGGGATTTGGACCGTTTTGCCCGCCTGCAGGCGGCTCTGCTGCGACAAGCCGCCCCCTATATGCGCCCAGGTGGACTTTTGCTCTACATCACCTGCACCACTGAACCGGAGGAAAACGAATCCGTAATGGCTGCTTTTCTCCGCTCACACCCAGATTTTGCCCTGCACCCCGGCCCCGTCAGCGACGCTCCCGAAATAACCCCTTTCATCGATGCCGATGGGTATTTTCGAACCCTGCCGGAGCGGCATGATCTGGACGGCTTCTTTGCCGCCCTGTTAGCCAAGGAGAGGTGA